The DNA region TCGCGTCCTCATCCAGCGCCCATTCGTCCTCGCCCTCGGTGTCCCGATCCAGGGCGTGGTCGCGCTGCCGCTCCAGCTCGTTGGCGAGGGCGAGCAGCTGCGGAACGTGCGGCAGGAAGATGCTCGCCGTCTCGCCGCGCCGCCGGGCGCGCACGAAACGACCGACCGCCTGAGCGAAGAACAGCGGCGTGGAGGCGGAGGTCGCGTACACCCCGACGGCCAGGCGAGGCACGTCCACGCCCTCGGAGACCATCCGGACGGCCACCATCCACCGCGTCGTGCTGCCGGCGAACGTCTCGATGCGCGCCGATGCCTCTGACTCGTCGGACAGCACGACGGACGGCTCCTCCCCGGTGAGCTCGCGCAGGAAAGCCGCGTACGCGCGCGCAGACGTCTGATCCGTCGCGATCACCAGGCCGCCGGCATCCGGAATCTGCTCACGGACCTCGGTGAGCCTGCGATCGGCCGAGCGCAGGACGGCGGGGATCCACTCGCCCTCCGGATCCAGGGCGGTGCGCCAGGCCTGCGCGGTGATGTCCTTGGTGTTGTCCTGTCCGAGCTGGGCCTCCATCTCGTCGCCGGTGCGGGTGCGCCAGCGCATCTGCCCGGCGTAGACGAGGAAGATGACGGGACGCACCACTCCGTCCGCGAGCGCCCGCCCGTAGCCGTAGCTGTAGTCGGTGCGCGAGAGCCGGATGCCGTGCTCGTCCGGGTGATACTCCACGAACGGGATCGGAGCCGTGTCGCTGCGAAACGGGGTGCCGGACAGCAGCAGCCGCCGGGTGGCGCGGCCGTAGGCTTCGCGCAGCGCCTCGCCCCAGCTGAGCGCATCTCCGCCGTGGTGCACCTCGTCCAGGATCACCAGCGTGCGGGCATCCATCACGACCCGCTGATGGACAGAGGCTTTGACCGCGACCTGCGCGTAGGTCACGGCGATCCCGTGGTACTGGCGCGCCGGGGCGAAGTGGCGGTTCGTGAAGGCCGGATCGAGCCGGATCGAGACGCGGGCCGCGGCGTCCGCCCACTGCGTCTTGAGGTGCTCGGTGGGAGCGACCACGACGATGCGATCGATCACGCCCCGGCGCAGCAGCTCACTGGCCAGCCGGAGGGCGAACGTGGTCTTGCCTGCGCCCGGTGTCGCGGCGGCGAGGAAGTCCCGGGGTCCGGAGCCGACACCGTCCGGCCCGTCCAGACTGAAGTATCGGTCCAGCGCCTCGGCCTGCCAGGCGCGCAGGCGCTGAGCGGTCCCCCACGGTGCGCGCTGCGGGTACGCCGGCGACAGGTGCTCGGCCGCCGCACCACCGATCGGAAGGACCGGTGGGGTCTGGATGAGGGCGTCGCTGTCCATGCCGCGCCCTTTCCTCGTGCTGCCGTCCGCGACGCGGACAACGACTGACCACCTTAGACGAGGAGCCCGACAACCCAGCGCGGGTCGGGCGGGCACGGTAGCCTCGAAGCGGTCCCGACCCGAGGAAGAACAATGCCCCCCAGCGACGAGCCGACTGCGGAGATCTCGAATCTCGGCCCTCACCCGTGGCGACGATACGTCGCACTCGGCGACTCGTTCACGGAGGGCATCGGCGACCCCGAGCCGGGCTTGCCGGGAGGACACCGCGGCTGGGCGGACCGGGTCGCCGAGGTGCTCTCCCGGCAGGTCGACGACTTCGCGTACGCGAACCTCGCCGTTCGCGGCAAGCTCATCGCGCAGATCGCCGATCAGATCGACCCCACGCTGGAGCTGCGCCCGGACCTGATCACGTTCTCGGCCGGTGGCAACGACGTCATCCGTCCGGGCACCGATCCGGACCAGATCGCCGCGCAGTTCGAGGATGCCGTCGTCCGGCTCAGTCGCGATAACGCGACCATCGTGGTGTTCACGGGCATCGATACGAACTTCACGCCGGTGTTCCGGCCCTTCCGCGGAAAGATCGCGATCTACAACGAGAACATCCGTGCCATCGCCGAGCGGTACGAGTGCATCGTGGCCGACCAGTGGGCGCTCAAAGAGGTTCAGGATCCGCGGTTCTTCGACCCCGACCGGCTGCACTACAACTCGCTCGGGCACCACGAGGTGGCGCGCATGGTGCTGCGCGCCCTGAACGTCCCCAACGATCTGCAGCCGATGCAGCCGGACCCTTTTCCTG from Microbacterium sp. zg-B185 includes:
- a CDS encoding DEAD/DEAH box helicase, with amino-acid sequence MDSDALIQTPPVLPIGGAAAEHLSPAYPQRAPWGTAQRLRAWQAEALDRYFSLDGPDGVGSGPRDFLAAATPGAGKTTFALRLASELLRRGVIDRIVVVAPTEHLKTQWADAAARVSIRLDPAFTNRHFAPARQYHGIAVTYAQVAVKASVHQRVVMDARTLVILDEVHHGGDALSWGEALREAYGRATRRLLLSGTPFRSDTAPIPFVEYHPDEHGIRLSRTDYSYGYGRALADGVVRPVIFLVYAGQMRWRTRTGDEMEAQLGQDNTKDITAQAWRTALDPEGEWIPAVLRSADRRLTEVREQIPDAGGLVIATDQTSARAYAAFLRELTGEEPSVVLSDESEASARIETFAGSTTRWMVAVRMVSEGVDVPRLAVGVYATSASTPLFFAQAVGRFVRARRRGETASIFLPHVPQLLALANELERQRDHALDRDTEGEDEWALDEDAMDAAAREEPASDALTYEFTYQALGSVAHFDRVLYDGREFGELAVPGTPEEEEFLGLPGLLEPEHVHELLQQRQARQSKHRRTREAREGPPEAAAPPQALHRTLKEQRQLLNSLVGVYARQTGDPHGIVHAELRRVCGGPAVSHATVAQLQARIDLLRARVHS
- a CDS encoding SGNH/GDSL hydrolase family protein encodes the protein MPPSDEPTAEISNLGPHPWRRYVALGDSFTEGIGDPEPGLPGGHRGWADRVAEVLSRQVDDFAYANLAVRGKLIAQIADQIDPTLELRPDLITFSAGGNDVIRPGTDPDQIAAQFEDAVVRLSRDNATIVVFTGIDTNFTPVFRPFRGKIAIYNENIRAIAERYECIVADQWALKEVQDPRFFDPDRLHYNSLGHHEVARMVLRALNVPNDLQPMQPDPFPVGTWRAARTEDFVWARTHFVPWVLRRVRHRSSGDAITAKRPAPLPVRSAPAGQEAPPPPDEQR